In Streptomyces hawaiiensis, one genomic interval encodes:
- a CDS encoding NADH-quinone oxidoreductase subunit NuoF family protein yields the protein MNEALPDVPEVRVVGLPQLTSGFDLVDRLDLPMHLKVHGPLEPMGGEQLAQLAERINLKGRGGAGFPFHKKLRSVAEAAIKRGVRPVVVVNGSEDEPACRKDTVLINRAPHLILDGALLCAEALGARTLVVGVTRESTQRSMEAALAERGLSNGRRSALRARVQRNPVRMVTGAAASLVRSIDGGPAVPPGRKVSASQNGVGGAPTLLSNAETFAQLAIAARIGPERYGNTGLYDEPGTVMLTVSGAVARPMVIEVPTGVPLRYVLQLAGAPPVPQGVLTGGYHGKWIDAATVNEAIVSRNSLDAVGGALGAGAILPITQDTCPLGESLRVAQWLAEESAGQCGPCYLGLPAAARGLEDILNGGGPAALEALKQVAKNVKRRGACSHPDGSAMFLESTIKAFTDDLAAHVLGNGCGRPVEGVLPLFEGGRAPTGIPGGGESEENGPSRQKIYVDWTLCRGHGLCADILPEVFQLGADGFPTVAQAQVPRYAEAKALRAVRRCPALALRIEEARAQGAPARNLPVLSQGRGRRALGR from the coding sequence CTCGCACAACTCGCCGAACGCATCAACCTGAAGGGCCGCGGCGGCGCGGGCTTCCCCTTCCACAAGAAGCTGCGCTCGGTCGCCGAAGCGGCGATCAAGCGCGGCGTCCGGCCGGTCGTCGTCGTGAACGGCAGCGAGGACGAACCGGCCTGCCGCAAGGACACGGTGCTCATCAACCGTGCCCCGCATCTGATCCTGGACGGCGCGCTGCTGTGCGCCGAGGCCCTGGGTGCCCGCACGCTCGTGGTGGGGGTCACCCGTGAGTCCACTCAGCGCTCCATGGAGGCCGCGCTCGCCGAACGCGGCCTCAGCAACGGCCGCCGGTCGGCACTGCGCGCCCGTGTGCAGCGCAACCCGGTCCGCATGGTCACCGGCGCCGCCGCGTCGCTGGTCCGCTCGATCGACGGCGGCCCGGCCGTCCCGCCCGGCCGCAAGGTCAGTGCCTCGCAGAACGGCGTCGGCGGCGCGCCCACCCTGCTGTCCAACGCGGAGACCTTCGCCCAGCTGGCGATCGCCGCCCGCATCGGCCCCGAGCGCTACGGCAACACCGGTCTGTACGACGAGCCGGGCACCGTCATGCTCACGGTCTCCGGCGCGGTGGCCCGCCCCATGGTGATCGAGGTCCCCACGGGCGTGCCGCTGCGCTACGTCCTGCAGCTCGCCGGCGCGCCGCCGGTGCCGCAGGGCGTGCTCACCGGCGGCTACCACGGCAAGTGGATCGACGCGGCGACGGTGAACGAGGCGATCGTCTCCCGCAACTCCCTGGACGCGGTGGGCGGCGCGCTCGGTGCCGGCGCGATTCTGCCGATCACTCAGGACACCTGTCCCCTGGGCGAGTCGCTGCGGGTGGCCCAGTGGCTGGCCGAGGAGAGCGCCGGCCAGTGCGGCCCCTGCTACCTCGGCCTGCCGGCCGCCGCGCGCGGCCTGGAGGACATCCTCAACGGCGGCGGACCGGCCGCCCTGGAGGCGCTAAAGCAGGTCGCCAAGAACGTGAAGCGGCGCGGCGCGTGCTCGCACCCGGACGGCTCCGCGATGTTCCTGGAGTCGACCATCAAGGCGTTCACGGACGACCTGGCCGCCCACGTCCTCGGCAACGGCTGCGGACGGCCCGTGGAGGGCGTTCTGCCGCTCTTCGAGGGCGGCAGGGCCCCCACGGGCATCCCGGGCGGCGGCGAGTCCGAGGAGAACGGCCCCAGCCGTCAGAAGATCTACGTCGACTGGACCTTGTGCCGGGGCCACGGACTGTGCGCGGACATCCTCCCCGAGGTGTTCCAGCTGGGCGCCGACGGCTTCCCCACGGTGGCGCAGGCTCAGGTGCCGCGGTACGCCGAGGCCAAGGCTCTACGCGCGGTGCGCCGCTGCCCGGCGCTGGCGCTGCGCATCGAGGAGGCACGCGCGCAGGGCGCGCCGGCCCGCAACCTTCCGGTCCTCTCCCAGGGCCGCGGCCGCCGCGCTCTCGGCCGCTGA
- a CDS encoding IS1 family transposase, protein MPASILEEVDHLLEAAVTRDMSTRLSCPSCGSAHVAQMLGDNGGISYVCTACGHSWS, encoded by the coding sequence ATGCCTGCGAGCATCCTCGAGGAGGTCGACCACCTCCTCGAAGCGGCGGTCACACGGGACATGTCCACCCGCCTCAGCTGCCCTTCCTGTGGATCCGCGCACGTGGCCCAGATGCTCGGCGACAACGGCGGGATTTCCTACGTGTGCACGGCCTGCGGCCACAGCTGGAGCTGA
- a CDS encoding histidine phosphatase family protein, translated as MTSFSEASATKGRGRRVILWRHGQTSWNVERRFQGSTDVELTETGLAQARRAARLLASLKPDAMVASDLRRAAATAAELATLTGLDVTYDEALRETYAGAWQGLTHEEIIARYGEEYTAWKRGEPVRRGGGELETEVADRAAPVVLRHAEKLPEDGTLVVVSHGGTIRTTIGRLLGLDPHHWESLGGLSNCCWSVLGEGARGWRLLEHNAGTLPEPVLGDDD; from the coding sequence GTGACCTCCTTCAGTGAGGCGTCCGCCACGAAGGGCCGGGGCCGCCGCGTCATCCTGTGGCGGCACGGCCAGACCTCGTGGAACGTGGAGCGCCGCTTCCAGGGCAGCACGGACGTCGAGCTGACCGAGACGGGCCTGGCCCAGGCCCGTCGCGCCGCCCGGCTGCTCGCCTCGCTGAAGCCGGACGCGATGGTCGCCTCCGACCTGCGGCGTGCCGCCGCCACGGCCGCCGAGCTGGCCACGCTCACCGGCCTCGACGTCACCTATGACGAGGCGCTGCGCGAGACCTACGCGGGCGCCTGGCAGGGCCTCACGCACGAGGAGATCATCGCCCGGTACGGCGAGGAGTACACCGCGTGGAAGCGCGGTGAGCCCGTCCGCCGCGGTGGCGGCGAACTGGAGACCGAGGTCGCCGACCGCGCCGCCCCCGTGGTGCTCCGGCACGCCGAGAAGCTCCCCGAGGACGGCACGCTCGTCGTGGTCAGCCACGGCGGCACGATCCGCACCACCATCGGCCGCCTCCTCGGTCTCGACCCCCACCACTGGGAGAGCCTCGGCGGACTCTCCAACTGCTGCTGGTCCGTGCTCGGCGAAGGCGCCCGCGGCTGGCGCCTGCTGGAGCACAACGCCGGCACCCTGCCGGAACCGGTGCTCGGCGACGACGACTGA
- the rsfS gene encoding ribosome silencing factor — translation MTVTDRSHELINTAAQAAADKLAHDIVAYDVSEVLSITDAFLLASAPNDRQVKAIVDEIEERLSKELGAKPVRREGDREARWVLLDYVDIVVHVQHSEERVFYALERLWKDCPELELPEEAKATRGKAEEHAKLRAAEEAAELDGDWR, via the coding sequence GTGACCGTGACCGACCGCTCTCACGAGCTGATCAACACCGCCGCCCAGGCGGCTGCCGACAAGCTGGCCCACGACATCGTCGCCTACGACGTCAGTGAGGTGCTGTCCATCACGGACGCCTTCCTGCTGGCCTCCGCGCCCAACGACCGCCAGGTCAAGGCGATCGTGGACGAGATCGAGGAGCGCCTCTCGAAGGAGCTCGGCGCCAAGCCGGTGCGCCGCGAGGGCGACCGCGAGGCCCGCTGGGTGCTGCTCGACTACGTCGACATCGTCGTCCACGTCCAGCACAGCGAGGAGCGCGTCTTCTACGCCCTGGAGCGGCTGTGGAAGGACTGCCCCGAGCTCGAACTGCCCGAGGAGGCCAAGGCCACCCGCGGCAAGGCCGAGGAGCACGCCAAGCTGCGCGCGGCCGAGGAGGCGGCGGAACTGGACGGTGACTGGCGGTGA
- a CDS encoding LCP family protein, whose translation MNDRYDAGAADHGADQYELVGYDEYGQPVYRQVQTQQQTYDPYAQQHQQGYGYDPYGQQGQQSPPAYDYGTGRQQSAAPYGAYDPYATGSHQGAPHDPYGQAPATGATGRQPLVAEQTAQQTAHIPQQAGPAHDQEAPAEPQREYHTEQFAFVEEPDANSEDVIDWLKFTENRTERREEARRRARSRIVALAVVLALVAAGGVGYLWYAGKLPGLSSDDSKTGTATAAGAQKRDVIVVHLHDTKGGGTSTALLVDNTTTKRGTTVLMPNSLALSSDDGTTTTLAKSVEDDGSDGTRDALDTVLGTDIEGTWRLDTPYLQNLVDLVGSIDVDTDADVPDPAAKKEGEAPLVNKGQDQTLSGKMAVAYATYRAPGEAQNAQLERFGQVMQGILRKMSSDPQAATTTIQTLAQILDPSLTDKDLGTFLAGLSDLAKGGDVKTDLLPVQSDGTLSAQASAGVVRNVLGGTAKSPDKDAAVSVAVQNATGVKDNTEKARVVLLNGGFTFLESGTGTAQATSEVVYADAADKANAAEVAKTLGLPAGSVTKGRISASADVSVVLGQDYKPSSG comes from the coding sequence GTGAACGACCGATACGACGCGGGGGCCGCAGACCACGGCGCCGACCAGTACGAGCTCGTCGGCTACGACGAGTACGGCCAGCCTGTCTACCGGCAGGTCCAGACCCAGCAGCAGACGTACGACCCGTACGCCCAGCAGCACCAGCAGGGCTACGGCTACGACCCGTACGGGCAGCAGGGGCAGCAGTCCCCGCCTGCCTACGACTACGGCACGGGCCGGCAGCAGTCCGCCGCGCCCTACGGCGCCTATGACCCGTACGCCACCGGCTCGCACCAGGGCGCCCCCCACGACCCCTACGGTCAGGCCCCGGCCACCGGCGCCACCGGCCGGCAGCCCCTCGTCGCCGAACAGACCGCGCAGCAGACCGCCCACATCCCGCAGCAGGCCGGCCCGGCCCACGACCAGGAGGCCCCGGCCGAGCCGCAACGGGAGTACCACACCGAGCAGTTCGCCTTCGTCGAGGAACCGGACGCCAACTCCGAAGACGTCATCGACTGGCTGAAGTTCACCGAGAACCGCACCGAACGCCGCGAGGAGGCCCGGCGCCGGGCCCGCAGCCGGATCGTCGCCCTGGCGGTCGTGCTCGCCCTCGTCGCGGCCGGCGGCGTCGGCTACCTCTGGTACGCCGGAAAGCTCCCCGGCCTGTCCTCCGACGACTCCAAGACCGGCACCGCGACGGCCGCGGGCGCCCAGAAGCGCGACGTGATCGTCGTCCACCTGCACGACACCAAGGGCGGCGGCACCTCCACCGCCCTCCTCGTCGACAACACCACCACGAAGCGGGGCACCACCGTCCTGATGCCCAACTCCCTCGCCCTGAGCAGCGACGACGGCACCACGACGACGCTCGCCAAGTCGGTCGAGGACGACGGCTCCGACGGCACCCGCGACGCACTCGACACGGTCCTCGGCACCGACATCGAGGGCACCTGGCGCCTGGACACCCCCTACCTGCAGAACCTCGTCGACCTCGTCGGCAGCATCGACGTCGACACCGACGCCGACGTGCCCGACCCCGCCGCGAAGAAGGAGGGCGAGGCCCCCCTGGTCAACAAGGGCCAGGACCAGACCCTCAGCGGCAAGATGGCGGTCGCCTACGCCACCTACCGCGCGCCCGGCGAGGCCCAGAACGCCCAGCTGGAGCGCTTCGGGCAGGTCATGCAGGGCATCCTGCGCAAGATGTCCTCCGACCCGCAGGCCGCGACGACCACCATCCAGACCCTCGCGCAGATCCTGGACCCCTCCCTCACCGACAAGGACCTCGGCACCTTCCTCGCCGGGCTCTCCGACCTCGCCAAGGGCGGCGACGTCAAGACCGACCTGCTGCCCGTCCAGAGCGACGGCACGCTCAGCGCCCAGGCGAGCGCCGGTGTGGTCAGGAACGTCCTCGGCGGCACCGCCAAGAGCCCCGACAAGGACGCCGCCGTCAGCGTCGCCGTCCAGAACGCCACCGGCGTCAAGGACAACACCGAGAAGGCCCGCGTCGTGCTCCTCAACGGCGGCTTCACCTTCCTGGAGAGCGGCACCGGCACCGCCCAGGCCACCTCCGAGGTCGTCTACGCCGACGCCGCCGACAAGGCGAACGCCGCCGAGGTCGCCAAGACCCTGGGCCTGCCCGCCGGCTCCGTCACCAAGGGCAGGATCTCCGCGAGCGCCGACGTCTCCGTGGTCCTCGGCCAGGACTACAAGCCGTCGTCCGGCTAG